A genomic window from Cloacibacillus evryensis DSM 19522 includes:
- a CDS encoding ABC transporter ATP-binding protein, which translates to MILEIKDLCVTYNKSTSPNDAVRGVSLSLADNSFSGLIGESGSGKSTIIMTLLGLLPGDSAASGEVLYKGREILNLPENEMASLRQREIALIPQGALSSFTPVMTIGRHMREVLELHLGLRGGTAERRITELLEETELPAAVAARYPHELSGGQKQRAAIAIALSCEPKLVLADEPTTALDVITQAAILKLLERLRREKNLTILLVTHDLPMAASVCQELFVMKDGELIESGTPRRLIDSPREPHTRALIAAML; encoded by the coding sequence ATGATACTAGAAATAAAAGACCTCTGCGTCACATACAACAAATCGACCAGCCCCAACGACGCGGTGCGCGGCGTCTCCCTCTCGCTCGCCGACAACTCCTTCAGCGGCCTCATCGGCGAATCGGGCAGCGGCAAAAGCACGATAATAATGACGCTGCTCGGCCTGCTGCCCGGCGACAGCGCCGCGAGCGGCGAAGTCCTCTACAAGGGGCGGGAAATACTCAACCTTCCCGAGAATGAAATGGCCTCCCTGCGGCAGCGCGAGATCGCCCTCATCCCGCAGGGGGCGCTCAGCTCCTTCACGCCGGTGATGACGATCGGCCGCCATATGCGTGAGGTGCTAGAACTGCACCTTGGCCTGCGCGGCGGGACCGCCGAACGAAGGATAACGGAACTCCTTGAGGAAACGGAGCTCCCCGCCGCCGTCGCCGCGCGTTATCCGCACGAACTCTCCGGCGGACAGAAACAGCGCGCCGCGATCGCGATCGCGCTCTCCTGCGAACCGAAGCTCGTCCTCGCCGACGAACCGACGACGGCGCTCGACGTCATCACCCAGGCGGCGATCCTCAAATTACTGGAGCGGCTGCGCCGTGAAAAAAATCTGACGATACTGCTGGTCACCCATGACCTGCCGATGGCGGCCTCCGTCTGCCAGGAACTGTTCGTAATGAAAGACGGAGAGCTGATCGAAAGCGGCACGCCGCGCCGACTGATCGACTCGCCGCGCGAGCCGCACACCAGGGCGCTCATCGCCGCGATGCTGTAA
- a CDS encoding phosphoenolpyruvate carboxykinase (ATP): MATQGHFVDMESFKRLNATPIRTTIETAFYGNNVSPVKDLREAYGLAKDSPGTVELTGMPVHRPTELGLPEDANVLLFNDGAIFGRCAAARRIVGHPGVSVPDLATLLREAIHNARFRRFYSAQAIIGLEEDFMVKANIMMPEGFENNLYSWMLNFQYLNDEYAERYKNSRELPNDGDLFVYADPYWTHPDYPLGLAFFSPEQNCAAILGMRYFGEFKKGTLTLAWGAAARNGYASCHGGLKRYELKDGSGRKYVLAVFGLSGSGKSTITHAKHKDKYNVTVLHDDAVIINVKEKYAIALEPAYFDKMQDYPIGCPDNKYLLSLQNCGVTRDENGKLMVVSEDIRNGNGRAVKSRFWTPNRIDRIDEPLNAICWLMKDPTLPPVVRLTGPSLASVMGSTLATKRTSAERLAPGVDPDALVIESYANPFRTYPLAMDYIRFRTLFEDGVDCYILNTGSFMDKKVEKNTTLSILEAIVENKADWKSFGGIPGIEYMAIPGFEPDFNNWTYKQQFTNRMNDRLLFIKSRETEKGGMDALPPDALQAVERVIAAIK; encoded by the coding sequence ATGGCTACGCAGGGGCATTTTGTGGATATGGAGAGTTTCAAGCGGCTCAACGCCACACCCATCAGGACGACTATCGAGACGGCCTTTTACGGCAACAATGTCTCCCCGGTCAAAGATCTCAGGGAGGCCTACGGGCTTGCGAAGGACAGTCCCGGAACTGTGGAACTGACAGGCATGCCGGTCCACCGGCCGACGGAGCTTGGCCTTCCCGAGGATGCGAACGTGCTGCTTTTCAACGACGGCGCGATATTCGGGCGCTGCGCCGCGGCGCGCAGGATAGTGGGGCATCCGGGAGTATCCGTGCCCGACCTCGCGACGCTGCTGCGCGAAGCCATCCATAACGCCCGCTTCCGCCGGTTCTATTCGGCCCAGGCGATCATCGGCCTTGAGGAGGACTTCATGGTCAAGGCCAACATTATGATGCCGGAGGGATTTGAGAACAACCTTTACAGCTGGATGCTTAATTTCCAGTATCTTAACGACGAGTACGCGGAGCGCTACAAGAATTCCCGCGAGCTGCCGAACGACGGCGACCTCTTCGTTTACGCCGACCCTTACTGGACTCATCCCGACTATCCGCTTGGTCTCGCCTTCTTCTCTCCTGAACAGAACTGCGCCGCGATCCTTGGGATGCGTTATTTCGGAGAGTTCAAGAAGGGAACGCTGACGCTTGCCTGGGGCGCCGCCGCGCGCAACGGCTATGCCTCCTGCCACGGCGGACTGAAACGCTATGAGCTGAAGGACGGCAGCGGCAGGAAGTATGTTCTCGCCGTATTCGGCCTCTCCGGTTCCGGCAAGTCCACCATAACGCACGCGAAACACAAAGATAAGTACAATGTCACCGTGCTTCACGACGACGCCGTCATCATCAACGTCAAGGAGAAGTACGCGATAGCGCTCGAGCCGGCATATTTCGACAAAATGCAGGACTATCCGATCGGCTGTCCCGACAACAAATATCTTCTCTCTCTGCAGAACTGCGGCGTGACGCGCGACGAAAACGGGAAGCTGATGGTGGTCAGCGAAGACATCCGCAACGGCAACGGCCGCGCCGTAAAGTCACGTTTCTGGACGCCGAACCGCATCGACAGGATCGACGAACCGCTCAACGCGATCTGCTGGCTTATGAAGGACCCGACGCTGCCGCCGGTGGTGAGGCTCACGGGGCCGTCGCTGGCCTCGGTTATGGGCTCGACGCTTGCCACGAAACGTACCTCCGCGGAACGCCTCGCCCCCGGGGTCGATCCCGACGCGCTGGTGATCGAGAGCTACGCGAACCCCTTCCGCACCTACCCGTTGGCGATGGATTACATCCGCTTCCGCACTCTCTTCGAGGACGGCGTGGACTGCTATATCCTCAACACGGGCTCTTTTATGGACAAGAAGGTCGAAAAGAACACGACGCTTTCAATTCTCGAAGCTATCGTCGAGAATAAAGCGGATTGGAAGTCCTTCGGCGGCATCCCCGGCATAGAATATATGGCCATCCCCGGTTTTGAGCCCGACTTCAACAACTGGACGTACAAGCAGCAGTTCACCAACAGGATGAACGACCGCCTCCTGTTCATCAAGTCGCGCGAAACGGAAAAGGGAGGCATGGACGCCCTGCCGCCGGACGCCCTGCAGGCGGTTGAGAGGGTCATCGCGGCGATAAAATAG
- a CDS encoding acyl-[acyl-carrier-protein] thioesterase has protein sequence MTELENVLPFSGIDPRGRVKFSVLLEMFQQMADEDASKYGLSVRQTLEHDITWVLRKYRIDLERYPTKESGNITIRTYAEPFRNLFSLRSFKLWDSHGGFLGSAYTWWVLIDFIKQRPIRLDKCELMKAFMDRLTDDLPDDVKVPEVTAPGIEERWKVRWQDLDVNDHTNHAVYFNWALDTVPDEVPEKMEPVFVEGEFLRPVPRTRVRCLTQELPREEGRCFLHSLRHLEDDTEYAKLSSRWK, from the coding sequence ATGACTGAGCTTGAGAACGTTCTTCCCTTCAGCGGCATAGACCCGCGCGGACGCGTAAAATTCTCCGTCCTGCTGGAGATGTTCCAGCAGATGGCAGACGAGGACGCCTCAAAGTACGGCCTCTCGGTGCGCCAGACCCTGGAGCACGATATCACCTGGGTGCTGCGCAAGTACCGCATCGATCTTGAGAGGTATCCGACCAAGGAGAGCGGGAACATCACGATAAGGACATACGCCGAACCGTTCAGAAACCTCTTCTCGCTGAGAAGCTTCAAACTCTGGGATTCGCACGGCGGATTCCTCGGCTCCGCCTACACGTGGTGGGTGTTGATAGACTTCATCAAACAGCGCCCGATACGCCTTGACAAATGCGAGCTGATGAAGGCTTTCATGGACAGGCTCACCGACGATCTGCCGGACGACGTGAAGGTGCCGGAGGTGACGGCCCCTGGGATCGAGGAAAGGTGGAAGGTCCGCTGGCAGGATCTTGACGTCAACGACCACACCAACCACGCCGTATACTTCAACTGGGCGCTCGACACGGTGCCGGACGAAGTTCCCGAAAAGATGGAGCCGGTCTTCGTCGAGGGGGAATTCCTGCGCCCCGTTCCGCGCACCAGGGTGCGCTGCCTCACGCAGGAGCTTCCCCGCGAAGAGGGGCGCTGCTTCCTCCATTCGCTGCGCCATCTGGAAGACGACACTGAATACGCGAAACTCTCGTCAAGGTGGAAGTAG
- a CDS encoding type IV pilus modification PilV family protein has protein sequence MMRRGSLLAEVLVSILVFTIGLLALGGCILYSMRLIAASKETLQQEQDVINAYDKYMLKRVIDNDGTPEGAQSGGSGTIRFSGNGSEEEISYNLYRYSVTGKKGSEIYVIQRDN, from the coding sequence ATGATGCGGCGAGGCAGCTTACTTGCGGAGGTACTGGTTTCAATACTGGTATTCACCATCGGCCTACTGGCCCTCGGCGGTTGCATCCTCTACAGCATGAGACTGATCGCAGCCTCGAAAGAAACATTGCAGCAGGAGCAGGATGTCATAAACGCCTATGACAAATACATGCTGAAACGCGTCATTGACAATGACGGCACGCCGGAGGGAGCTCAAAGCGGCGGCAGCGGTACGATAAGGTTCAGCGGGAACGGTAGTGAGGAAGAAATTTCATACAACCTCTACCGTTATTCCGTAACCGGCAAAAAGGGCAGTGAAATATATGTCATACAGAGGGATAATTGA
- a CDS encoding RrF2 family transcriptional regulator has translation MLLGLHALGELANEPDRCLTTQQVAAAIGTSEPHLSKVLQRLNKGGLIKSVRGPGGGYRLNCVPSETPLYPIFELLGGPFESRGCRLDGCRGKKCFIGDMMDELSRAFFRYLESRTLADFTSYYTKGTDVSIEISVVTPSLGQKHPNFGHIN, from the coding sequence TTGCTTTTAGGTCTTCACGCTCTTGGGGAACTTGCCAATGAACCTGACAGGTGCCTCACCACTCAGCAGGTGGCGGCGGCGATAGGCACTTCCGAGCCCCATCTCTCAAAGGTTTTACAGCGTCTTAATAAAGGCGGCCTGATAAAGTCCGTCCGCGGACCAGGCGGAGGCTACAGGCTCAACTGCGTACCATCCGAAACGCCGCTTTATCCCATTTTTGAACTGCTCGGCGGGCCCTTTGAATCGCGGGGCTGCCGCCTTGATGGCTGCCGCGGTAAAAAATGTTTTATCGGCGATATGATGGACGAGTTGTCGCGCGCTTTTTTCCGGTACCTCGAGTCGCGCACCCTGGCTGATTTTACCTCGTATTACACTAAGGGCACGGATGTAAGCATTGAAATCTCGGTCGTCACCCCGAGCCTGGGGCAGAAGCATCCCAATTTCGGGCATATTAATTAA
- a CDS encoding ABC transporter substrate-binding protein produces MKNTKNCRDILLLLLIIFAFPAFSYASEKIETDKIHGPKIEELAMLIISNPDAQIMAAEAGDLDIVGDIARPSDIDRLSTNKNLQMSLARGMHAFFLLLNNGAAPWNDRDVRRAAAMAIDRSSIVRMIFSGYCEPINSWLPPVSPWALANSAEDIYDPGAAKALLKKKGYTWDLAGTLVAPDGRKLPTMKLLTPLARVAPTTAELAELIADSLKAVGFPAEVDPIDFSTMIARLDRKDYSLAVLAWSMGRNPDSLYSFYHSDMDVEGGYNMTGIRDARLDKALAELRYAPDRNAAERASRKAQLLLLDLMPSVPIYSRISVAAISNKWKNIFTTDKMTADNIWTLLTAEPKDGRMRPLTMLLPEEPRNLNPFTASSAYSWQVLGMIYESMLSTDPYTLENMPWLAASWEVNTTGTGGARHTELTFKIRRGLRWNDGSPLTARDVKASIDFIHKNKIPRFFDSVKNIRRVETPDDYTLRVVMDGVSYWYLDNVAGIPAIPKKVVDNIKDWQSWDPLNAKNTGGPRGLVGSGPFMLKSYKPGEYVMMVRNPYFRLLGSGAK; encoded by the coding sequence TTGAAGAATACAAAAAACTGCCGCGATATTTTATTGCTGTTATTGATCATTTTTGCCTTTCCCGCGTTCTCATACGCTTCGGAGAAGATAGAGACAGACAAGATACACGGGCCGAAGATAGAGGAGCTCGCGATGCTGATAATATCCAACCCCGACGCCCAGATCATGGCCGCCGAGGCGGGAGACCTCGACATCGTGGGCGATATCGCGCGCCCCTCGGACATCGACCGTCTGAGCACGAATAAAAACTTGCAGATGTCCCTCGCGCGCGGCATGCACGCTTTTTTCCTGCTGCTCAACAACGGGGCCGCCCCGTGGAACGACAGGGACGTGCGGCGCGCCGCCGCGATGGCGATCGACCGGAGCAGCATCGTCCGCATGATCTTTTCCGGTTACTGCGAACCGATAAATTCATGGCTGCCTCCGGTGTCGCCGTGGGCGCTCGCAAACAGCGCGGAGGATATCTACGACCCCGGCGCGGCGAAGGCGCTGCTGAAGAAAAAGGGCTACACATGGGACCTCGCGGGGACGCTGGTCGCGCCCGACGGCAGGAAACTCCCGACGATGAAGCTGCTGACGCCGCTCGCCCGCGTCGCGCCGACGACGGCGGAGCTTGCGGAGCTGATCGCCGATTCGCTGAAGGCGGTGGGCTTCCCCGCCGAGGTGGACCCGATAGATTTTTCCACGATGATCGCGAGGCTCGACCGCAAGGATTATTCTCTGGCCGTGCTGGCCTGGAGCATGGGACGCAATCCCGATTCGCTCTATTCTTTTTATCACAGCGATATGGACGTCGAGGGCGGCTATAACATGACGGGAATAAGGGACGCGCGACTGGACAAAGCTCTCGCCGAACTGCGCTACGCACCGGACAGGAACGCCGCCGAAAGGGCCTCTCGCAAGGCGCAGCTCCTGCTGCTCGACCTGATGCCCTCGGTGCCGATATACAGCCGCATCTCGGTGGCGGCTATCTCCAACAAGTGGAAGAATATTTTCACCACGGACAAGATGACGGCGGACAATATATGGACGCTACTCACCGCGGAACCGAAGGACGGCAGAATGCGGCCGCTGACGATGCTGCTGCCGGAAGAGCCGCGCAACCTCAACCCTTTTACCGCCTCTTCGGCCTATTCCTGGCAGGTGCTCGGCATGATATATGAATCGATGCTGTCCACCGATCCATACACACTCGAAAACATGCCGTGGCTAGCCGCCTCGTGGGAGGTCAACACTACGGGAACGGGCGGGGCGCGTCACACGGAGCTGACCTTCAAAATCAGGCGCGGCCTTCGCTGGAACGACGGCAGTCCGCTGACGGCGCGCGACGTCAAGGCAAGCATCGACTTTATCCATAAGAACAAGATACCGCGCTTTTTCGACTCGGTGAAGAATATCAGGCGCGTGGAAACTCCCGACGACTACACGCTGCGCGTGGTGATGGACGGCGTCAGCTACTGGTACCTCGACAATGTCGCGGGGATCCCCGCGATCCCGAAAAAGGTCGTGGACAACATCAAGGACTGGCAGAGCTGGGACCCGCTCAACGCCAAAAACACGGGCGGCCCGCGCGGCCTCGTGGGGAGCGGTCCCTTCATGCTTAAAAGCTACAAGCCCGGAGAGTATGTGATGATGGTGAGAAATCCTTATTTCCGCCTTTTAGGGAGCGGCGCAAAATGA
- a CDS encoding ABC transporter ATP-binding protein, with protein sequence MVKKMENILEIKNLTIEFRTRGAKGHRALDGLDLALEYGETLSIVGESGSGKSTLLRAAMALIPPTAGGVSLFGKDTARVSAPELNGLRRRCGYVPQDPYGAIPPGLSVIDAVTEPEIIAGVRRAKEERRERAKDLLAEVGLTGERILSSRAVGLSGGQRQRVELARALMLDPELLLCDEPTSMQDASTRGEIIEVLRRRTEKGMSMLFVTHDLLLAAHAARKIIVLKDGRLCESGNSKEVLAAPKHPYTKALLDALPRVNRRLDDGRER encoded by the coding sequence ATGGTGAAGAAGATGGAAAACATACTGGAAATAAAAAACCTTACAATAGAATTCCGCACGCGCGGCGCCAAAGGCCACCGCGCTCTCGACGGACTGGACCTCGCCCTGGAATACGGAGAGACCCTCTCGATCGTCGGCGAATCGGGCAGCGGCAAAAGCACGCTGCTGCGCGCGGCGATGGCGCTCATCCCGCCGACCGCCGGCGGCGTCTCGCTCTTCGGCAAAGACACGGCGCGCGTCTCCGCCCCGGAGCTCAACGGCCTGCGCCGCCGCTGCGGCTACGTGCCGCAGGACCCCTACGGCGCGATACCGCCGGGGCTGTCAGTTATCGACGCCGTGACGGAGCCAGAGATCATCGCCGGGGTCAGGAGGGCAAAAGAGGAGCGCCGCGAACGCGCGAAAGACCTGCTGGCGGAAGTAGGCCTCACAGGCGAGAGGATACTCTCCTCGCGCGCCGTAGGACTCTCGGGCGGGCAGCGCCAGCGCGTCGAACTGGCGCGCGCCCTGATGCTCGACCCCGAACTGCTGCTCTGCGACGAGCCGACCTCGATGCAGGACGCCTCGACACGCGGGGAGATAATCGAGGTGCTGCGCCGCCGCACCGAAAAAGGAATGTCGATGCTCTTCGTCACCCACGACCTGCTCCTCGCAGCCCACGCGGCGCGAAAGATCATCGTCCTCAAAGACGGCAGGCTCTGCGAAAGCGGCAACTCAAAAGAGGTGCTCGCCGCGCCGAAGCATCCATACACCAAGGCGCTGCTAGACGCGCTGCCACGAGTAAATCGGCGCTTAGACGATGGAAGGGAAAGATAA
- a CDS encoding ABC transporter permease: protein MRDILTRKSVIAFVIISLAGLFAPLMTAQSPYAISGAPFARPVWWRSATLPATRDFEIKDNRLEIEWNKRPPAIFSLTGQIAAEPGANVRVIWHTPERDYLLDDLSGSSLYWINQDGRDMIFKQALGLPLISRSVDYLFPLHGRYALTVEGAKSAELKLSLPGERQGLMGTDQRGRDVFTRLIYGIRTSLIIGISATIIASLLGMAFGLTAGYIGGWCDTLIMRLVDILLSIPTLPILMVLAGIWGKGLWQLVLILSIFSWMGTARSIRALVLTVRESPWVESLRALGAKRGYILWRHLVPETAPILLANIALGVPGAILAEAGLAFLGLSDPRLISWGRMLHEAHSFGAFTEGAWWLLLPPGLGIVAVCLIFMDMGKFLEEKIDPRLGGK from the coding sequence ATGAGAGACATCCTCACGCGCAAAAGCGTGATCGCCTTCGTCATAATTTCCCTCGCCGGCCTTTTCGCGCCCCTTATGACGGCCCAGTCTCCCTACGCGATATCGGGCGCGCCGTTTGCCCGCCCCGTCTGGTGGCGCAGCGCCACGCTGCCGGCGACACGCGATTTCGAGATCAAAGACAACCGCCTTGAGATCGAGTGGAACAAAAGGCCGCCGGCGATATTCTCGCTGACCGGCCAGATCGCCGCGGAGCCCGGAGCCAACGTGCGCGTGATCTGGCACACGCCGGAAAGAGACTATCTTCTCGACGACCTCAGCGGCTCAAGTTTATATTGGATAAATCAGGACGGACGCGACATGATCTTCAAACAGGCGCTCGGGCTGCCGCTCATCAGCAGGAGCGTCGACTACCTGTTCCCGCTGCATGGAAGATACGCCCTCACCGTGGAGGGGGCGAAGAGCGCGGAGCTGAAGCTATCGCTGCCAGGCGAGCGCCAGGGGCTAATGGGCACCGACCAGCGCGGACGCGACGTCTTCACAAGACTCATCTACGGTATCCGCACCTCGCTGATCATCGGCATCAGCGCGACGATCATCGCCAGCCTGCTGGGGATGGCCTTCGGCCTTACGGCCGGCTACATCGGAGGCTGGTGCGATACGCTCATCATGCGCCTCGTCGACATCCTGCTTTCGATACCGACGCTGCCGATACTGATGGTGCTCGCCGGTATCTGGGGCAAGGGGCTCTGGCAGCTCGTATTGATACTTTCGATATTTTCGTGGATGGGTACGGCGCGCTCCATCCGCGCGCTCGTCCTCACAGTGCGCGAAAGCCCCTGGGTCGAGTCGCTGCGCGCGCTCGGCGCGAAGCGCGGATATATACTCTGGCGGCATCTCGTGCCGGAGACCGCGCCGATACTGCTCGCGAACATCGCGCTCGGCGTGCCCGGAGCGATACTCGCGGAGGCGGGGCTCGCCTTCCTCGGTCTCTCCGACCCGCGGCTCATCTCCTGGGGGCGCATGCTCCACGAGGCCCATTCCTTCGGAGCCTTCACCGAAGGGGCCTGGTGGCTGCTGCTGCCGCCAGGCTTAGGCATCGTCGCGGTCTGCCTCATATTTATGGATATGGGCAAATTCCTTGAAGAAAAAATAGACCCGAGGCTCGGCGGAAAATGA
- a CDS encoding ABC transporter permease, which yields MSKSWFLKRLLSSFIVLAAVLVLNFLLFRMMPGDAVSTIIDPSFSPEAKENLRALYGLDRPLWEQFVIYIRQMLTFSFGLSFLSRKPVWDELVSRLPVTLTLTVSSMAISSALGVWLGIKAALNRGRLAEKIVLRASAVTSSFPGFFVQLVLLMLFARALPLFPLRGTLSVPPPTGALDIFLDYGWHMALPVLSLSLMGFGGWALYVRNLMVRALNEDFALMARARGLSRGRVVWHAFRTILPPILTILLMSVPGLVSGAVITESVFSLHGIGTFLLEAISGHDYPSAGASFYLLALITVLCNLLADVAYGLVDPRVRIGGKVQ from the coding sequence ATGAGCAAAAGCTGGTTTTTAAAACGCCTCCTTTCATCTTTTATCGTACTCGCGGCGGTACTGGTGCTGAATTTCCTGCTCTTCCGCATGATGCCCGGCGACGCGGTGAGCACGATCATCGATCCTTCCTTCTCTCCCGAGGCCAAAGAGAACCTGCGCGCCCTTTACGGCCTGGACCGGCCGCTCTGGGAGCAGTTCGTCATCTATATCAGGCAGATGCTCACCTTCAGCTTCGGCCTCTCCTTCCTAAGCAGGAAACCGGTCTGGGACGAACTTGTCTCGCGCCTGCCCGTAACGCTGACCCTGACGGTGAGCTCGATGGCGATCTCCTCCGCGCTCGGCGTATGGCTGGGCATCAAAGCGGCGCTGAACCGCGGGCGGCTGGCGGAAAAGATCGTGCTGCGCGCGAGCGCCGTCACCTCTTCTTTCCCGGGCTTCTTCGTCCAGCTCGTGCTGCTGATGCTCTTTGCGCGCGCGCTGCCGCTCTTCCCGCTGCGCGGCACGCTCTCCGTGCCGCCGCCTACGGGCGCGCTCGATATCTTTTTGGACTACGGCTGGCACATGGCGCTGCCGGTCCTCTCGCTTTCGCTGATGGGCTTCGGCGGCTGGGCGCTCTATGTGCGCAACCTGATGGTGCGCGCGCTGAACGAGGACTTCGCGCTGATGGCGCGCGCGCGCGGCCTTTCGCGCGGACGCGTCGTCTGGCACGCCTTCCGCACGATCCTGCCGCCGATCCTGACGATCCTCCTGATGTCAGTCCCCGGGCTCGTCTCGGGCGCGGTGATCACGGAGTCGGTCTTCTCGCTCCACGGAATCGGCACATTCCTGCTCGAAGCGATCTCGGGGCACGACTATCCAAGCGCGGGAGCCTCCTTCTACCTGCTCGCGCTCATCACCGTACTCTGCAACCTGCTGGCCGACGTCGCCTACGGCCTCGTAGACCCGCGCGTGCGCATCGGGGGCAAGGTACAATGA
- a CDS encoding LacI family DNA-binding transcriptional regulator produces MKVTMQDVANHAGVDKATVSRVLRGDHRISEKTKIKVMESVRALDYKLDRNARNLSTNTSGLIGVVLRDLNRPWLGAFLAGIDRAFANSEYEILLKSTEGNAMRARRELSTLDGRHVEGLIWGDAENFPREPRVPAVCLGFTAPGAYSVTMEDAADEPSFETGVLVGRMMLKIVAGKPVPGREIRVMRSREGD; encoded by the coding sequence ATGAAAGTGACCATGCAGGATGTCGCGAATCACGCGGGAGTGGACAAGGCTACGGTGAGCCGTGTCCTTCGCGGCGACCACCGGATATCGGAAAAGACCAAGATAAAAGTTATGGAGAGCGTGCGCGCTCTCGACTATAAACTGGACCGCAACGCGAGAAACCTCTCCACCAATACCAGCGGCCTTATCGGGGTCGTGCTTCGCGACCTCAACAGGCCGTGGCTCGGCGCCTTTCTCGCCGGCATCGACCGCGCCTTCGCCAACTCGGAGTATGAGATACTGCTGAAATCGACCGAGGGCAACGCGATGCGCGCCAGACGCGAGTTAAGTACCCTTGACGGGCGGCACGTGGAAGGCTTGATCTGGGGCGACGCGGAAAATTTTCCGCGGGAGCCGCGCGTGCCGGCGGTCTGCCTCGGCTTCACCGCACCAGGAGCCTATTCCGTTACGATGGAGGACGCGGCGGACGAGCCCTCTTTTGAAACCGGCGTGCTCGTCGGACGGATGATGCTTAAGATAGTCGCCGGCAAGCCAGTGCCCGGCAGGGAGATACGCGTCATGCGCTCACGGGAAGGAGACTGA
- a CDS encoding OmpP1/FadL family transporter yields MKKRILVAALMLMLLALSVPTSAFAEGFGVYEWSAAGTAMGDNYMFGENDPSVLAYNPAQITKLNGTYLSVGTSWVNAATSVSFKNSILNRNNGNELDNEYSPAFVPYMYYATKAGKNAWWGVAIFPRFGNQIEYDDLWPGRYDTIYSGIQGITFQPTYAFKINDKLSAAVGLDVNYIKLRMRKTVPAITGVASPFSLGDIDSDVEGNSTNIGWVASVMYDFTPKTSAAVVYRARVKHTMDADAKFEGSLLTGPYRLDTQAHGTVTLPDSLSFGLGHKFNDRTRMEINATWTNWSTYNALNLYFDDAILGKTNKSESRKDWKAAWRIGIGIEHKLSEKWSILGGYVFDESPVPDDTMDFTVPTGDRHRGSIGFKYRPNANGELSFAYTAIWAGNRDVQSHISGADFSSAYIHDGLTQVVSLGYTVKLK; encoded by the coding sequence TTGAAGAAGAGAATATTGGTTGCGGCATTAATGCTGATGCTGCTTGCGCTCTCTGTCCCTACCTCCGCTTTTGCCGAGGGCTTTGGTGTATATGAGTGGAGCGCTGCCGGTACCGCGATGGGAGATAACTACATGTTCGGCGAGAATGATCCATCGGTGTTAGCGTACAACCCCGCGCAGATCACGAAACTGAACGGTACGTATCTCAGCGTCGGTACCAGCTGGGTTAACGCCGCGACGTCGGTATCGTTTAAAAATTCCATCTTGAACCGGAATAACGGGAATGAGTTGGATAACGAATACAGCCCAGCTTTTGTCCCTTATATGTATTACGCGACGAAAGCAGGAAAGAACGCGTGGTGGGGCGTCGCGATCTTCCCGCGTTTTGGGAATCAGATCGAATATGACGACCTCTGGCCGGGACGTTACGACACTATCTATTCTGGGATACAGGGTATCACATTCCAGCCGACGTATGCCTTTAAGATCAACGACAAGCTCTCCGCGGCAGTCGGACTTGACGTCAACTATATTAAGCTGAGAATGAGGAAGACTGTGCCGGCGATAACAGGGGTGGCCAGCCCGTTCTCTCTGGGGGATATCGATTCCGATGTTGAGGGAAACAGCACCAATATTGGTTGGGTGGCTTCCGTGATGTATGACTTTACGCCGAAGACTTCCGCCGCCGTCGTATATCGCGCGAGAGTAAAGCATACGATGGACGCCGACGCGAAATTTGAGGGGAGCCTGCTTACAGGCCCCTACCGCCTTGATACCCAGGCGCACGGCACGGTCACGCTTCCGGATTCGCTCTCTTTTGGGTTAGGTCATAAATTCAATGACAGGACGCGTATGGAAATAAACGCCACTTGGACCAATTGGTCGACTTACAATGCACTCAACCTCTATTTTGACGACGCCATACTTGGTAAAACAAATAAATCCGAGTCCCGTAAGGATTGGAAGGCAGCTTGGCGTATCGGTATAGGTATTGAGCACAAGCTCAGCGAGAAGTGGAGCATTCTCGGAGGCTATGTCTTTGACGAGAGCCCCGTCCCTGATGACACGATGGACTTCACTGTACCGACTGGCGACCGCCACCGCGGCAGCATCGGGTTCAAATACCGTCCGAACGCTAATGGCGAGCTTTCATTCGCATACACAGCGATATGGGCAGGCAACAGGGATGTTCAGTCTCATATAAGCGGAGCCGATTTCTCTTCCGCCTACATCCACGATGGCCTGACGCAGGTCGTTTCACTCGGTTACACCGTCAAACTCAAGTAA